The Tepidibacter aestuarii genome contains a region encoding:
- the atpE gene encoding ATP synthase F0 subunit C, which yields MAKAIVLAGSAMGAGLAMIAGIGAGIGQGFAAGKGAEAVGKQPEAQGDIIKTMLLGAAVAESTGIYGLVIAMLLLFANPLMKFLG from the coding sequence ATGGCAAAAGCGATAGTTTTAGCAGGATCAGCTATGGGAGCAGGTTTAGCAATGATAGCAGGTATAGGAGCAGGTATAGGACAAGGGTTTGCAGCAGGTAAAGGTGCAGAGGCTGTTGGAAAGCAACCAGAAGCACAAGGAGATATAATAAAGACTATGCTTTTAGGAGCAGCGGTTGCAGAGTCAACTGGTATCTATGGTCTAGTTATAGCAATGCTTCTTTTATTTGCTAATCCACTAATGAAGTTTTTAGGATAA